In one window of Aceticella autotrophica DNA:
- a CDS encoding S-layer homology domain-containing protein, whose amino-acid sequence MTEMLVGTKKRFSKISALIIAILMLISNIAATALAAPTNTTTAKQFTDIKGHWAEKEINDWISKGLIAGYEDNTFRPDNSVTRAEFVTFTDRSNNLTQTTDITFKDVKSTDWFYKEIQKAKAANIVSGYDDNTFRPNNSITREEAAAILTRLLKLQPVTQDALKGFKDASQFSDWAKDAVNTAVYYGLIKGYPDNTVGPDNLITRAETVVILNRALNLQQTPAQTSTIYDKAGTYGPQTGMNTINGDVTISAAAVTLQNTTIKGNLLISKAVGDGNVTLKNVIVEGTTTVNGGGEHSIVLEDCTLVQIIVNKDDGKIRLVAKGATKADSVTLQSGGKLEEDNVTGKGFTDVSIEGTNTQVTLKGNYDNIKVNAPGVSVEVASGTVNNLTVSDTAKDSKINIDDGVKVSVIAANAAAAITGKGTIETANINANNVTIEQKPTNTNIASGITAIIGGQSTTGSTSSNTGNSGGGSSSTPVSKPTKLYDVNLLPSGPNYIEFCFTNIKRVMRIYSIAKLPSEAKPSINEIISKSKGYDNLKPEYQSALVRIDGLNPNTEYKIYYIATDEHGNLISDISEFTAKTTPASVSITPSKVYSEVYMSVYEIKDFTFNISPSDAIVTAISDNTNVASVSTDGNTLTVAGKSTGIANITVTAKKDGYLDGQYNFKVNVINLQWQAANGGLPSSDIYTSLAIDPESTNTMYVGTYNGIYKTTDGGTTWSKLNGGLPSEVRICSLAIDPKSPNIIYTGTANNNGIYKTTDGGATWSKIGNELPQVLRILSLAVTPDASALYATVYNNVYKTTDGGITWSNVSTGLPTAWITCLAVDPNNSNTIYAGTDHGHGIYKTIDGGVSWNSVSNGLPQSSDGASITSLAIDPNNTNIIYAGTDDGHGIYKTMDGGITWKSINTGLPTKNLQITSLAIDAATGTLCASGFNGDNLNDIYRTTNGGVSWSSIGNGLPLTFRTYSLTIDSKTGILYAATSNGVYKLATRGNGNNQLTVMINPDGDYEGVNIATDESKDFTFAANPSDAVITASSDNENIAGVTSEGNKVTVTGKTVGTANIAVTAKKEGYADGRYNFKVNIVNLQWQAVNNGLSEIATTAIPLVAHTTENTIYIAVKDSVYKTTDGGATWISVGSGLPAGKQIYSLAIDPKTNTLYAATNNVIDSVYKITEGGTIWMSVGTGLPSGVWIRYIAIDPETGTVYAGTGNYSGTRGVFKIAAGDSTWSNISSGLPTTGVFSLAFNSKTNEVYAGTGSGIYKTTDGGVTWITINNGLPSNKYVNSIEINPVTGTVFAGIKNGTIYNIYKTTDGGVNWSNISDGKLPSNVLNAPLAIDYKNGILYAAISNNVYKTKDSGETWIKVSNTGWPTNVTTIDSLITDCNGIIYAATKSPKVGIYKFNTTP is encoded by the coding sequence ATGACTGAGATGCTTGTAGGTACAAAAAAGCGGTTTTCAAAGATATCAGCATTAATCATTGCGATATTAATGCTCATATCGAATATTGCAGCAACCGCTTTGGCTGCTCCGACAAATACAACAACAGCCAAACAATTTACAGACATCAAAGGACATTGGGCAGAAAAAGAAATAAATGACTGGATATCAAAAGGCTTAATTGCCGGCTACGAAGATAACACCTTTAGACCCGACAACTCCGTAACAAGAGCAGAATTCGTAACATTTACAGACAGAAGCAACAACCTTACACAGACAACAGACATAACCTTCAAAGACGTAAAATCGACAGACTGGTTTTATAAAGAAATACAAAAAGCAAAAGCTGCAAATATTGTTTCAGGTTATGATGATAATACATTTAGACCAAACAACTCCATAACAAGAGAAGAAGCAGCAGCAATACTGACAAGGCTTTTAAAACTTCAGCCTGTTACACAAGATGCATTAAAAGGCTTTAAAGATGCATCACAGTTTTCAGACTGGGCTAAAGATGCTGTCAATACAGCCGTATACTATGGCTTAATAAAAGGCTATCCGGACAATACAGTAGGACCGGATAACCTAATAACAAGAGCAGAAACAGTTGTTATACTTAACAGGGCATTAAACTTGCAACAAACACCAGCACAAACATCAACGATCTATGATAAAGCAGGTACTTATGGTCCACAAACAGGCATGAATACCATTAATGGAGATGTAACAATCAGCGCAGCTGCTGTAACATTACAAAATACAACAATAAAAGGCAATCTCCTTATCAGCAAGGCTGTCGGAGATGGAAATGTAACACTTAAAAACGTCATCGTAGAAGGGACAACAACAGTCAATGGCGGCGGCGAACACAGCATAGTATTAGAAGATTGCACATTAGTGCAAATAATAGTAAACAAAGATGACGGAAAAATAAGACTTGTTGCAAAAGGTGCAACAAAAGCAGATTCAGTAACATTACAATCGGGAGGAAAACTTGAAGAAGACAATGTAACAGGCAAAGGATTTACAGATGTAAGCATAGAAGGAACAAATACACAAGTAACACTAAAAGGCAATTATGACAATATAAAAGTCAATGCACCGGGAGTATCAGTAGAAGTAGCAAGCGGAACAGTCAACAATTTAACCGTAAGCGATACTGCAAAAGATTCAAAGATTAATATTGATGACGGTGTAAAAGTCAGTGTTATAGCGGCAAATGCAGCCGCGGCAATAACAGGAAAAGGTACGATAGAAACAGCAAACATCAATGCAAATAATGTTACAATAGAGCAAAAACCTACTAATACTAATATAGCATCAGGTATAACAGCCATAATAGGCGGACAATCAACTACAGGTTCGACATCATCGAATACCGGGAATAGCGGTGGTGGAAGCAGTTCAACACCAGTATCGAAACCGACAAAACTATATGATGTTAATTTACTCCCGAGCGGTCCAAATTATATAGAATTTTGTTTTACTAATATAAAGCGGGTTATGAGAATTTATTCTATAGCTAAACTGCCAAGCGAAGCAAAACCGAGTATAAATGAAATAATTAGCAAAAGCAAAGGTTATGATAATCTTAAACCGGAATATCAATCAGCCTTAGTTAGAATAGATGGTTTAAATCCTAATACTGAATATAAAATTTACTACATAGCAACAGATGAACATGGGAATTTAATATCCGATATTTCAGAATTTACTGCAAAGACAACGCCTGCAAGTGTAAGCATTACTCCTTCAAAAGTTTACAGCGAAGTTTATATGTCTGTATATGAAATAAAAGATTTCACATTTAATATAAGTCCATCAGATGCAATTGTAACGGCTATTTCTGATAATACAAATGTTGCATCGGTATCAACCGATGGGAATACCTTGACAGTTGCGGGAAAATCAACAGGTATAGCAAATATTACTGTTACAGCAAAAAAGGACGGATATTTAGATGGACAGTATAATTTTAAGGTTAATGTAATAAATCTGCAATGGCAAGCTGCCAATGGAGGATTACCATCAAGCGATATATATACTTCACTTGCTATCGATCCTGAATCTACAAATACAATGTATGTTGGGACATATAACGGCATATACAAAACAACGGATGGTGGTACTACTTGGTCCAAATTAAATGGCGGTTTACCATCAGAAGTACGAATTTGTTCACTAGCGATCGATCCAAAAAGTCCTAATATCATATATACCGGAACAGCAAATAATAATGGCATTTATAAGACAACAGACGGCGGTGCAACCTGGAGCAAAATAGGCAATGAATTGCCGCAAGTATTGCGTATTCTTTCTCTTGCAGTTACACCTGATGCAAGTGCTTTATATGCTACGGTATATAATAATGTATACAAAACAACAGATGGAGGCATTACTTGGAGTAATGTAAGCACAGGATTGCCAACAGCATGGATTACATGCCTTGCAGTTGACCCCAATAATTCCAATACCATATATGCCGGAACAGACCATGGTCATGGTATATACAAAACGATAGATGGTGGTGTTTCATGGAACAGTGTAAGTAATGGGCTGCCGCAATCATCAGACGGGGCATCAATCACTTCTCTTGCAATTGACCCAAATAACACGAATATAATATATGCTGGAACAGATGATGGACATGGTATTTATAAAACTATGGACGGCGGTATTACCTGGAAAAGTATAAATACAGGGTTACCAACAAAAAACTTACAGATTACTTCACTTGCGATTGATGCTGCAACGGGAACATTATGTGCCTCCGGTTTTAATGGAGACAACTTAAATGATATATACAGAACAACAAATGGTGGTGTTAGTTGGAGCAGTATAGGCAATGGATTACCATTGACATTTAGGACGTATTCGCTTACAATTGATTCTAAGACAGGAATTCTATACGCAGCAACAAGTAACGGAGTCTATAAATTAGCGACAAGGGGTAATGGAAATAATCAGTTAACGGTAATGATTAATCCAGATGGGGACTATGAAGGAGTGAATATTGCAACAGATGAATCAAAAGATTTTACATTTGCTGCAAATCCATCAGATGCTGTAATAACTGCTTCGTCAGATAACGAAAATATTGCTGGTGTAACATCTGAAGGGAATAAAGTAACGGTTACAGGCAAGACGGTAGGTACTGCAAATATTGCTGTCACAGCGAAAAAAGAAGGATATGCAGATGGACGATACAATTTCAAGGTTAATATCGTTAATTTACAATGGCAAGCCGTAAATAATGGATTGTCGGAAATAGCCACAACCGCTATTCCACTTGTGGCTCATACTACTGAGAACACAATATATATCGCTGTAAAGGACAGCGTTTATAAAACAACAGACGGTGGTGCTACATGGATAAGTGTGGGCAGTGGGTTGCCGGCAGGAAAGCAGATTTATTCGCTTGCTATCGATCCTAAGACAAATACGCTTTATGCTGCAACAAATAATGTTATTGATAGTGTATACAAAATAACAGAGGGTGGAACCATTTGGATGAGCGTAGGCACTGGATTGCCGTCTGGGGTATGGATCCGTTATATTGCAATAGACCCCGAAACAGGTACGGTATATGCTGGAACAGGTAATTACAGTGGCACACGGGGCGTATTTAAGATTGCAGCAGGGGATTCTACTTGGAGCAATATAAGCAGCGGTTTACCGACAACAGGAGTTTTCTCACTTGCATTTAATTCCAAAACAAATGAAGTATATGCCGGAACGGGAAGTGGTATATATAAAACAACAGATGGCGGTGTTACATGGATAACAATTAATAACGGATTGCCGTCAAACAAATATGTCAATTCAATAGAAATCAATCCTGTTACAGGTACGGTATTCGCAGGAATAAAAAATGGGACAATATATAATATTTATAAAACAACAGATGGTGGTGTCAATTGGAGCAACATAAGCGACGGTAAATTGCCATCAAATGTACTAAATGCTCCTTTAGCTATTGATTATAAAAATGGGATATTGTATGCTGCAATAAGTAATAATGTTTATAAAACGAAAGATAGTGGTGAAACATGGATTAAAGTCAGCAATACAGGTTGGCCTACAAATGTAACAACAATTGATTCACTGATAACCGATTGTAACGGCATAATATATGCTGCTACAAAAAGTCCAAAGGTTGGCATATATAAATTTAATACAACACCATAA
- the cas4 gene encoding CRISPR-associated protein Cas4: protein MDMKVTGTLMQSYTICKRQVWLMAHQIIPDQEHPFIEMGRIIDDNSYDRDKKKLHFENVVIDLVRSDKDNFLVGEVKKSSKAEKSAKMQLLFYLYRLKQSGIIAKGQLFFPEERKRINVELTETNEKEILNAINEITDIIDREKAPDFVKIPYCKNCGYREFCMS, encoded by the coding sequence ATGGATATGAAAGTTACAGGTACACTTATGCAAAGTTATACCATATGCAAAAGACAGGTATGGCTTATGGCACATCAGATAATTCCTGACCAGGAGCACCCATTTATAGAGATGGGGCGTATTATTGACGATAATTCTTACGATAGGGACAAAAAGAAACTCCATTTTGAAAATGTGGTTATTGACCTTGTGAGAAGTGATAAAGACAATTTTCTCGTTGGTGAGGTTAAGAAAAGTTCTAAGGCTGAAAAAAGCGCTAAAATGCAGTTGCTTTTTTATCTATATAGGCTGAAACAAAGCGGTATAATTGCAAAAGGACAGCTTTTTTTCCCGGAGGAAAGGAAAAGGATTAACGTAGAGCTTACAGAAACAAATGAAAAAGAAATACTTAATGCGATAAATGAAATTACCGATATAATAGATAGAGAGAAGGCACCGGATTTTGTAAAAATACCTTATTGTAAAAATTGCGGATACAGGGAGTTTTGTATGTCATGA
- the cas1b gene encoding type I-B CRISPR-associated endonuclease Cas1b, producing the protein MKKSIYIFSDGELHRKDNTLFFEGENGRKFIPVENTSEIMIFGEVSLNKRFLEFISQSEIILHFFNYYGYYVGSYYPREHLNSGYMILKQAEHYNDDNKRLYLAQKFIEGAYKNIRQVLKYYQNRDKDLEDIIYCIEKLGELINGTLSVNELMAIEGNIREYYYKSFDVILNNRDFEFDVRSKRPPKNSLNTLISFGNSLMYTTVLSEIYKTHLAPRIGYLHSTNFRRFSLNLDIAEIFKPIIIDRVIFSVVSKNMIKKDDFDDNAEGLILKERGKKIFIEEYVSKLTTTIKHRTIGNNVSYRRLIRLELYKLEKHLMEEQGYEPFLAQW; encoded by the coding sequence ATGAAAAAATCAATATATATTTTTTCAGATGGTGAATTACATAGGAAGGATAACACATTATTTTTTGAAGGTGAAAATGGAAGGAAGTTCATTCCGGTTGAAAACACCTCGGAGATAATGATATTTGGGGAGGTAAGCCTTAATAAAAGATTTTTAGAGTTTATATCACAATCAGAGATAATACTTCACTTTTTTAATTATTACGGGTATTATGTGGGTTCGTATTATCCGAGGGAACATCTTAATTCGGGATATATGATTTTAAAGCAAGCCGAGCATTATAATGATGATAATAAAAGATTGTACCTTGCGCAGAAATTCATAGAAGGTGCTTATAAAAATATACGGCAGGTTCTTAAGTATTATCAAAACAGGGATAAAGACTTAGAAGACATTATTTACTGTATTGAAAAACTCGGTGAGCTTATAAATGGCACGTTAAGTGTAAATGAATTAATGGCAATAGAAGGCAATATAAGGGAGTATTATTATAAATCATTTGATGTGATATTGAATAACAGAGATTTTGAGTTTGATGTCAGAAGTAAAAGACCTCCAAAGAATTCCTTAAATACCCTTATAAGCTTTGGAAATTCTTTAATGTATACGACTGTCTTAAGTGAGATATATAAGACACATTTAGCTCCGAGGATAGGATATCTGCATTCAACAAATTTCAGAAGGTTTTCATTAAACCTTGATATTGCAGAAATATTCAAACCAATCATAATCGACAGGGTTATATTTTCCGTGGTAAGTAAAAATATGATCAAAAAAGATGATTTTGATGACAATGCAGAAGGGTTGATATTAAAGGAAAGAGGCAAAAAAATCTTTATAGAGGAATATGTAAGTAAGCTTACAACAACCATAAAACACAGAACAATCGGGAACAATGTTTCATATCGCAGACTCATCAGGCTTGAACTATACAAACTGGAAAAGCATTTGATGGAGGAACAAGGATATGAACCATTTTTAGCGCAATGGTGA
- the cas2 gene encoding CRISPR-associated endonuclease Cas2, whose translation MFIILVYDVNEKRVNKVLKTCRKYLNWVQNSVLEGDISDANLKKLKIELSHIINKKEDSVIFYLLRTTKYSKREIMGLEKGGENMFI comes from the coding sequence ATGTTTATAATACTTGTATATGATGTAAATGAAAAAAGGGTCAACAAGGTTTTAAAAACCTGCAGGAAATATTTGAACTGGGTGCAGAATTCAGTTCTTGAAGGGGACATATCAGATGCCAATCTTAAAAAGCTTAAAATAGAGCTTTCACATATAATTAACAAAAAAGAAGATTCAGTCATTTTTTATCTTTTAAGAACGACTAAATATTCAAAGCGTGAAATAATGGGGCTTGAAAAAGGCGGAGAAAATATGTTTATTTGA
- a CDS encoding ASKHA domain-containing protein yields MEKVFFKKYLEVKMPGSGDNTGYVDRLKEKLENLLNGSVEISFNLYEKIYKEFEKGKGKLTCSLMYDAGYHLLWVQAGDVKDCYGIAIDIGSTTISGELVDLNSGKTVDSATCTNSQVKIGEDVLQRVFYAFKKEGRDELQKLVIQDILFIINRFSERIDMENLLGISIGANTIMVHLFLNLPVETISTVPKTPIVNAPGFIKACEIGINTNRFARVYILPSIGSYVGGDVIGGILVSEMWKKDNISFFIDIGTNGEMVLGNKDWILCASGAAGPAFEGVSIEKALFLSHTYLSLYPTVAKRLDSKD; encoded by the coding sequence ATGGAAAAAGTATTTTTTAAAAAATATTTAGAAGTGAAAATGCCTGGGAGTGGTGATAATACCGGTTATGTAGATAGATTAAAGGAAAAGCTGGAGAATTTGCTCAATGGAAGCGTTGAAATTTCATTTAACCTCTATGAAAAAATCTATAAAGAATTTGAGAAAGGGAAAGGTAAGCTTACCTGTTCCCTTATGTATGATGCAGGATATCATTTGTTATGGGTTCAAGCCGGCGATGTGAAGGATTGCTATGGAATAGCTATTGACATAGGCTCTACTACAATATCAGGAGAGCTTGTTGACTTAAACAGCGGCAAGACTGTTGATTCCGCTACTTGTACCAATTCTCAAGTCAAGATTGGAGAAGACGTTTTACAGAGGGTGTTTTATGCATTCAAAAAGGAGGGAAGGGATGAGCTTCAGAAGTTAGTTATACAGGATATTTTATTTATAATCAATAGATTTTCAGAAAGAATAGACATGGAAAATCTATTGGGAATAAGCATAGGAGCTAATACCATTATGGTTCATCTGTTTTTAAATCTTCCTGTAGAAACGATTAGCACGGTTCCCAAAACTCCCATAGTTAATGCTCCCGGATTTATAAAGGCATGTGAAATAGGAATTAATACAAACCGATTTGCAAGGGTTTATATTTTGCCGAGCATTGGGAGTTATGTAGGCGGAGATGTTATAGGGGGAATACTTGTTTCTGAAATGTGGAAAAAAGATAATATATCATTTTTTATTGATATAGGTACAAATGGGGAAATGGTTCTTGGCAACAAAGATTGGATATTATGTGCTTCCGGTGCGGCAGGTCCTGCTTTTGAGGGGGTCAGCATAGAAAAAGCCTTGTTTTTGTCTCATACGTATTTAAGTCTTTATCCTACTGTGGCAAAAAGGCTTGATAGCAAAGACTAA
- a CDS encoding aspartate ammonia-lyase yields the protein MNYRIEHDLIGKKEVPEDAYYGIHTLRAFENFQISGQCIHKELIIALAMVKKAAAIANMRVGSLSEKIGNAIVKACDEIISGKFHNQFIVDALQGGAGTSTNMNINEVISNRAIELLGGKKGDYSIVHPLEHVNMSQSTNDVFPTAVRIAAIKLLKPLSESFADLQTALQIKEEEFSDTIKMGRTELQDAVPVMLGQEFGAYAQAIARDRWRIYKVEERLRQVNIGGTAVGTGLNADKTYVFLAIEILRDITGLGLARAEYMMDPTQNNDVFVEVSGMLKAAAVNLIKISNDIRLMSSGPKCGLMEITIPEVQAGSSIMPGKVNPVIPEAVKQAAYQVIACDGAITMGAQAGEFELNFTLPLIAHNLFMEIDLLYNVTRLFINKCIKGIKADKNRLSRMVENSFTYAVALSPYIGYEKASEIAMIAKDEGRTIREIAIEKGLFTKEELDIIFNQYEMTKPGIPGKKKLEDG from the coding sequence ATGAATTATAGAATTGAACATGATTTAATCGGTAAAAAAGAAGTACCTGAAGATGCCTATTATGGTATTCATACGTTGCGGGCATTTGAAAATTTCCAAATTTCGGGGCAGTGTATTCATAAGGAGCTTATCATAGCACTTGCGATGGTTAAAAAAGCTGCGGCAATTGCTAATATGAGGGTAGGCTCTTTAAGTGAGAAAATAGGAAATGCTATTGTTAAAGCCTGTGACGAAATCATATCCGGTAAATTTCATAACCAGTTTATAGTTGATGCACTTCAGGGTGGTGCCGGTACCTCTACCAATATGAATATAAACGAAGTTATATCAAATAGGGCTATTGAACTATTGGGGGGTAAAAAAGGTGATTATTCCATTGTGCATCCATTGGAACATGTAAACATGAGCCAATCAACAAATGATGTTTTTCCGACAGCTGTCAGGATTGCAGCTATAAAGCTTTTAAAACCTCTAAGTGAAAGTTTTGCTGATTTACAAACAGCATTACAAATAAAAGAGGAGGAATTTTCAGATACAATTAAGATGGGCAGGACAGAGCTGCAGGATGCTGTTCCTGTCATGCTTGGACAAGAGTTCGGAGCGTATGCGCAGGCAATAGCAAGGGATAGGTGGAGGATTTACAAGGTAGAAGAACGACTCAGGCAGGTTAATATTGGAGGGACAGCCGTTGGTACAGGTTTAAATGCCGATAAAACCTATGTATTCTTGGCAATCGAAATATTAAGGGATATTACGGGTTTAGGGCTTGCCAGAGCGGAGTACATGATGGATCCGACTCAGAACAACGATGTTTTTGTGGAGGTATCCGGCATGTTGAAAGCGGCTGCTGTCAATCTTATAAAGATATCAAATGATATAAGGCTTATGTCATCAGGACCCAAATGCGGACTTATGGAAATCACCATACCGGAGGTACAGGCAGGTTCATCTATAATGCCCGGTAAAGTAAACCCTGTTATACCTGAGGCTGTCAAACAGGCTGCATATCAAGTAATTGCATGTGACGGTGCAATTACTATGGGGGCACAGGCAGGAGAATTTGAGCTTAATTTTACACTTCCTTTAATCGCACACAATCTCTTTATGGAAATTGACCTGCTTTATAATGTAACAAGGTTATTCATAAATAAATGCATAAAAGGCATAAAGGCTGATAAAAACCGTTTGTCAAGAATGGTGGAAAACAGCTTTACGTATGCAGTGGCATTAAGCCCTTACATTGGTTATGAAAAAGCTTCTGAGATAGCGATGATTGCAAAGGATGAAGGCAGGACCATAAGAGAAATAGCGATTGAAAAGGGATTGTTTACGAAAGAAGAACTTGATATTATATTTAATCAATATGAGATGACAAAACCGGGTATACCGGGCAAAAAGAAATTGGAGGATGGATAA
- the hydF gene encoding [FeFe] hydrogenase H-cluster maturation GTPase HydF: MNTTPISSRLHIALFGRRNAGKSSLINALTNQEIALVSDVAGTTTDPVQKAMEILPIGPVVLIDTAGLDDTGVLGELRIKKTHEVLNRTDLALLIIDGTIGVTEFEENILKQIREKKIPVVGVINKSDILNINENIKKEWEKKLKLELIETSAFNKTGIEELKLAIIKKAPGDDMELSIVGDLINPGDFVVLVIPIDKAAPKGRLILPQQQVIRDILENDAMAVVTKEYELKETLESLGKKPALVITDSQAFLKVSADTPKDIPLTSFSILFARYKGDLEELTRGVKAVEKLKPGDKVLIAEGCTHHRQSDDIGKVKIPRWIRQIAGGDIEFSWSSGMTFPENLNEYKLIVHCGACMLNRREMMYRISYVRDKKIPIVNYGVMIAYVQGIIPRAIEMFPAAKMIYMEE, translated from the coding sequence ATGAATACAACGCCGATATCTTCAAGGCTGCATATAGCATTGTTTGGCAGGAGAAATGCAGGAAAATCAAGTTTGATAAATGCACTGACAAATCAAGAGATAGCACTTGTTTCAGATGTTGCGGGAACAACAACAGACCCCGTACAAAAAGCGATGGAGATACTTCCTATTGGACCTGTAGTATTGATTGATACAGCGGGGCTTGATGATACAGGGGTACTTGGAGAGTTAAGGATAAAAAAGACTCATGAAGTATTAAACAGGACTGACCTTGCTTTATTAATAATTGATGGCACAATAGGTGTGACAGAATTTGAAGAAAATATTTTAAAACAAATTAGAGAGAAAAAAATTCCTGTTGTAGGAGTTATCAATAAAAGTGATATTTTAAATATTAATGAAAATATTAAAAAAGAATGGGAAAAGAAATTAAAGCTTGAATTAATAGAAACATCAGCTTTTAATAAAACAGGCATTGAGGAGTTGAAACTGGCAATAATCAAAAAGGCACCTGGTGATGATATGGAATTATCCATCGTAGGAGACCTTATAAATCCCGGTGATTTTGTTGTTTTGGTTATACCGATTGATAAAGCCGCACCTAAGGGAAGACTTATACTGCCTCAGCAACAGGTAATAAGGGATATACTTGAAAATGATGCTATGGCAGTAGTTACAAAAGAATACGAATTGAAAGAAACCCTTGAATCCTTAGGGAAAAAACCGGCACTTGTTATTACGGATTCGCAGGCTTTTTTGAAGGTAAGCGCAGATACCCCCAAGGATATACCTTTAACATCTTTTTCAATACTTTTTGCACGTTATAAAGGAGATCTGGAGGAGCTGACAAGGGGTGTGAAGGCAGTTGAGAAATTAAAACCCGGTGATAAGGTGCTGATAGCGGAAGGATGTACACATCACAGACAATCAGATGATATTGGAAAGGTAAAAATTCCAAGATGGATAAGGCAGATAGCCGGCGGAGATATTGAATTCAGTTGGTCAAGCGGCATGACATTTCCGGAAAACCTTAATGAATATAAGCTGATAGTTCATTGCGGCGCTTGTATGTTAAACAGAAGAGAAATGATGTACAGGATTTCCTATGTAAGGGATAAGAAAATTCCAATCGTAAATTATGGAGTCATGATAGCATATGTACAGGGAATAATACCAAGGGCTATAGAAATGTTTCCCGCGGCAAAAATGATATATATGGAAGAATAA
- a CDS encoding helix-turn-helix transcriptional regulator codes for MDIEKLGRKIREERKKLFLKQGDLSGGEFSKGYISLIEKGKINPSLKSLSFIADKLNKPIVYFLDDDFKEKGQLQEEISLYKNVLNLIICGRKALDCGNYEEAILNYNEILKNKIDDYSYNIINFYLARTYILINNYKKSIEILKLCLPYFIEHSIPEILVEIYYYMGLCYGNLHDFSNSLSNYIKAAEEFKKSDMRNYELKCKILFSIANLYNKLGKYIKARDYYVKCLDYATQTKTVDYIAKCNNGLGFVSYKLKEYKDALKYIRSALVISKALDLKDDIANEYTYMGLVYTDLKKYNLAEKYFYYSYLIYKELKDETGIAYNLTELGRIQFLRGDYKNALHYLDSSFKIATYINKKDEIGRIYTILGYVHLKLNEFNKAKEELQESVKILSKLGLKKDLSDAYKALGNLYLVLSDIDKAKEYFNKSIEILCDI; via the coding sequence ATAGATATTGAAAAACTTGGAAGAAAAATAAGGGAAGAGAGAAAAAAATTATTCCTTAAGCAAGGAGACCTTTCAGGTGGAGAATTCTCAAAGGGATACATAAGTTTAATTGAAAAAGGAAAGATAAATCCGTCTCTTAAATCCTTATCTTTTATTGCCGACAAATTAAATAAACCCATCGTATATTTCCTTGATGATGATTTCAAGGAGAAGGGTCAGCTGCAGGAAGAAATATCACTGTATAAAAATGTTTTAAATCTTATTATATGTGGAAGAAAGGCTTTAGACTGCGGCAATTATGAGGAAGCTATTTTAAATTACAATGAAATTTTAAAAAATAAAATCGATGATTATTCATATAATATTATTAATTTTTATCTTGCAAGAACTTATATCCTTATAAATAATTATAAAAAGTCAATTGAAATATTAAAGTTATGCTTGCCGTATTTTATAGAACATTCAATACCGGAAATATTAGTGGAAATCTACTATTATATGGGGCTATGCTATGGAAACTTACATGATTTTTCAAATTCACTGTCAAATTATATCAAAGCAGCTGAAGAATTTAAAAAAAGTGATATGAGAAATTATGAACTTAAATGCAAGATACTTTTCAGCATTGCAAATCTATATAATAAATTGGGAAAATATATAAAAGCAAGAGATTATTACGTTAAATGCCTTGATTATGCAACGCAAACAAAAACTGTCGATTATATAGCTAAGTGCAACAACGGTCTCGGCTTTGTAAGTTACAAGCTTAAAGAATACAAAGATGCATTAAAATACATCAGAAGTGCTCTTGTTATAAGTAAAGCATTAGATTTGAAAGATGATATTGCAAATGAATACACTTATATGGGATTGGTTTATACAGATTTGAAGAAATATAATCTTGCTGAAAAATATTTTTATTATAGTTATTTGATTTATAAAGAATTAAAGGATGAAACGGGCATCGCATACAATCTAACAGAACTTGGAAGAATTCAATTTCTCAGAGGAGATTACAAAAATGCATTGCACTACCTTGATTCATCTTTTAAGATTGCAACATATATAAACAAAAAAGACGAGATAGGAAGAATATACACCATCCTTGGTTATGTACACTTAAAATTAAATGAATTTAACAAAGCCAAGGAAGAACTTCAAGAATCTGTTAAAATTTTAAGCAAACTTGGATTAAAAAAGGATTTATCAGATGCTTATAAGGCTCTTGGCAATTTATATTTAGTACTTAGTGACATTGATAAAGCAAAAGAATACTTTAATAAATCCATAGAAATTTTATGTGATATTTAA